A DNA window from Mesorhizobium sp. C432A contains the following coding sequences:
- the nanR gene encoding transcriptional regulator NanR, translated as MIGVLIKQRKLSDEVAAHLERMIREGELAEADRLPSERELMRQFGVGRPSIREALLHLSKMGLVEVKSGERARVTRPTPQFVIDALSGPARHMISAPGGVHDFQSARLFFEVGLARNAAVHATPKDIESLKEALELNRQSIGDLARFERTDVDFHYVLAVITRNRIFTAIHAALAEWLLEQRRTTLAKGEDRKAYQAHREIFEAVAARDPDASEAAMRSHLEYVAKRYLQLARPK; from the coding sequence ATGATCGGAGTTCTGATCAAACAGCGGAAGCTTTCGGACGAGGTGGCAGCGCACCTCGAGCGGATGATCCGAGAGGGAGAGTTGGCCGAAGCCGACCGTCTCCCATCTGAACGGGAACTCATGCGGCAGTTCGGGGTAGGGCGGCCTTCCATCCGTGAGGCGCTGCTGCATCTGAGCAAAATGGGCCTTGTCGAGGTAAAATCGGGGGAGCGTGCCCGCGTCACTCGACCCACTCCTCAATTCGTGATCGACGCCCTTTCAGGGCCGGCTCGGCACATGATTTCGGCGCCGGGAGGAGTTCACGACTTCCAGAGCGCGCGGTTGTTTTTCGAGGTCGGCCTTGCCCGCAACGCCGCTGTGCATGCTACCCCGAAAGACATTGAGAGCCTCAAGGAGGCGCTCGAACTCAACCGTCAATCAATCGGCGACCTGGCGCGCTTCGAGCGCACGGACGTAGACTTCCATTACGTGCTGGCGGTAATCACCCGCAATCGGATCTTTACAGCTATTCACGCGGCGTTGGCTGAATGGTTGCTCGAACAGCGTCGCACCACATTGGCCAAGGGTGAAGACCGCAAGGCTTACCAGGCTCATCGCGAAATCTTCGAGGCCGTCGCCGCGCGCGATCCAGACGCGTCAGAGGCGGCCATGCGCAGCCATCTCGAATATGTGGCCAAGCGCTATCTGCAACTTGCGAGGCCCAAGTGA
- a CDS encoding chemotaxis protein CheW, with protein MAASTRIAQPVEEIEINDCWRQIGVRGDKSCPLLEQHLHCRNCPTYKKIARRLLDRAAPSASRDEWPDKAGRAGIDSADSDALQTAVLFRLGEEWLALPVGIFHEVAESRRVHSLPHRRNSALLGIANVRGELLICLSLAELLGIDERKEGEQGTRTKVFRRLVVVGERDKRVAFMVDEIHGLHRYQERDTLAVPAMIGKALSAATVAVLPWQGRAVGCLDPRQLLTMLDRSIA; from the coding sequence ATGGCGGCTTCGACAAGGATCGCTCAGCCGGTGGAGGAGATCGAAATCAACGACTGCTGGCGGCAAATAGGCGTACGGGGTGACAAGTCATGTCCGCTACTAGAGCAGCATCTCCACTGCCGCAATTGCCCGACCTACAAGAAGATCGCACGACGCCTCCTCGACCGTGCAGCTCCCTCGGCATCTCGCGACGAATGGCCTGACAAGGCTGGTCGTGCAGGGATCGATTCGGCAGACAGCGACGCGCTGCAGACGGCCGTTCTCTTCCGTTTGGGGGAGGAATGGCTGGCACTTCCGGTCGGTATTTTTCATGAAGTGGCTGAATCTCGTCGCGTTCATTCACTTCCACATCGCAGGAACAGTGCACTGCTCGGCATTGCGAATGTCCGTGGTGAATTGCTTATTTGCCTGTCCCTGGCCGAATTGCTCGGGATAGACGAGCGCAAGGAAGGGGAACAAGGCACACGAACCAAGGTATTTCGCCGCCTTGTCGTGGTAGGCGAGCGCGACAAGCGGGTTGCTTTTATGGTTGATGAGATCCACGGCTTACATCGGTACCAGGAACGCGACACTCTCGCTGTTCCGGCCATGATTGGCAAGGCACTGTCGGCCGCTACGGTTGCCGTGCTGCCATGGCAAGGACGAGCCGTTGGCTGTCTCGATCCACGACAACTGCTCACGATGCTGGATCGGAGCATCGCATGA
- a CDS encoding extracellular solute-binding protein, whose protein sequence is MNDREKRDFQAGLEAEVDAFMRGETTRRTFITRFGQMTGMLAVSGPLLGIMTDWALAQQTLELADATSPLGQAQAAALKASKGGPADGSAFRAAEAAKAHSGVTLNMTYEAGLQALDPRNFSGPMWEQLTGMKSNVVELSNPDQYSKAVAEHIAGSGAYDVLDISPAWTPSLADGGVIAPLDDYIAKYMNPADLEDYHPLYKALPTYKGKIWGFFDDGDMFALYYRKDIFEDPKMVEAYQAKFNAKLGPPKTWEEYAQIAQFITDQMAPKVYGAGHFRKAGSPGNQFDFLQQYRANGGKLFGDDMKAGLVSDAGVKTLTNMLAANKASIPGNNELDAVSLWAAFLTGKVAMIYSWPPSGRMAANYSQSATAINFIPQSQIAGKVGYAVVPGNPEHATGYNKALSADSPNAEAAYLFMQWVCSPPVSLARCMLPYALRDPYRISHFKSELYGALFPSAKEYLANLNNSANVGLLDPIMPGAQDYFLSIDRMCTAVWAGADPKASLETAAAEWNETTDRLGVDSQKGFYTEFLKLPGATADNTVEKLGMAVTL, encoded by the coding sequence ATGAACGATCGTGAAAAACGTGACTTTCAGGCAGGCCTCGAAGCTGAGGTCGACGCCTTCATGCGCGGCGAAACCACCCGCCGAACTTTCATCACCCGCTTCGGTCAGATGACCGGTATGTTGGCCGTGTCCGGCCCGCTGCTGGGGATAATGACCGATTGGGCGCTGGCGCAGCAAACATTGGAATTGGCGGACGCCACGTCGCCGCTCGGCCAGGCGCAGGCCGCAGCCCTGAAAGCATCGAAGGGAGGGCCTGCGGACGGTTCCGCCTTTCGCGCGGCGGAGGCGGCCAAGGCGCATTCGGGCGTCACCCTCAACATGACCTACGAGGCTGGCCTGCAGGCACTCGACCCGCGCAATTTCAGTGGGCCGATGTGGGAGCAGCTTACCGGGATGAAGTCGAATGTCGTCGAGCTGTCGAACCCGGACCAGTACTCCAAGGCGGTCGCCGAGCACATCGCCGGCTCGGGTGCCTATGACGTCCTCGACATCTCGCCGGCCTGGACGCCGTCGCTTGCCGATGGCGGCGTCATCGCCCCTCTAGACGACTACATCGCCAAATACATGAACCCGGCAGACCTCGAGGACTATCATCCCCTGTACAAGGCGCTGCCGACCTACAAGGGTAAGATCTGGGGGTTCTTCGACGACGGCGACATGTTCGCTCTCTACTACCGCAAGGACATTTTCGAGGACCCTAAAATGGTGGAGGCTTACCAGGCGAAGTTCAACGCCAAGCTTGGACCGCCCAAGACATGGGAAGAATATGCCCAGATCGCCCAGTTCATCACCGACCAGATGGCGCCAAAGGTCTATGGCGCGGGACATTTCCGCAAGGCGGGCAGCCCCGGCAATCAGTTCGACTTTCTGCAGCAGTACCGGGCCAACGGCGGAAAACTCTTCGGCGACGACATGAAGGCAGGTTTGGTTTCGGATGCCGGCGTCAAGACGCTGACAAACATGCTCGCCGCAAACAAGGCCTCGATCCCCGGCAACAACGAGCTCGACGCCGTCTCCTTGTGGGCGGCTTTCCTGACCGGCAAAGTCGCGATGATCTATTCCTGGCCTCCTAGCGGCCGTATGGCGGCCAACTATTCGCAGTCGGCCACGGCAATCAACTTCATTCCGCAGTCCCAAATCGCCGGCAAGGTCGGCTATGCCGTGGTTCCGGGAAATCCGGAACATGCCACCGGCTACAACAAGGCACTGTCGGCCGACTCGCCCAACGCTGAGGCGGCGTATCTGTTCATGCAGTGGGTATGCTCGCCACCCGTCTCGCTGGCACGTTGCATGCTGCCCTACGCTCTACGCGACCCGTACCGCATCTCGCACTTCAAGTCCGAGCTCTACGGCGCGCTCTTCCCGAGTGCCAAGGAGTACCTTGCCAACCTCAACAACTCGGCAAATGTCGGTCTGCTCGACCCGATCATGCCAGGCGCGCAGGACTACTTCTTGAGCATCGATCGCATGTGCACGGCGGTGTGGGCTGGTGCGGATCCGAAGGCGTCGCTTGAAACGGCGGCCGCCGAGTGGAACGAGACGACCGACCGACTGGGTGTGGATTCGCAGAAGGGCTTCTACACCGAGTTCTTGAAACTGCCTGGCGCCACCGCCGACAACACGGTGGAAAAACTTGGCATGGCGGTCACCCTCTGA
- a CDS encoding aldolase/citrate lyase family protein has translation MSEPSLRALASHRRVKLGTLVAEFATPGIGHILKSAGCDFVFFDMEHSGFNLETLKSAIRYFEAADLPVMVRVPSQDYHFLARAMDMGAEGLIAPMVSSVEQAQHIINSMKYHPAGARGVALQIAHDRYRPGSVADKFEAANKRSTFICLIETADGVKNIDGIAGLDGVDCLWVGHFDLSVSLGIPGDFAHPTFTAAMAKIVAAAKKHNKSLGRLVPNVAQGHEFYAQGFDFICYSGDVWVLHDAIADAVSKIRAGCQ, from the coding sequence ATGTCGGAGCCAAGTCTCAGGGCGTTAGCTTCTCACAGGCGGGTCAAGCTCGGTACGCTCGTCGCCGAGTTCGCCACGCCGGGAATCGGTCACATCCTGAAGTCCGCTGGCTGCGATTTCGTCTTTTTCGACATGGAGCATTCGGGATTTAACTTGGAAACGCTGAAGAGTGCGATCCGTTATTTCGAGGCGGCCGATCTGCCGGTGATGGTTCGTGTGCCATCGCAGGACTACCATTTCCTCGCCCGCGCCATGGACATGGGCGCCGAAGGCCTGATCGCGCCGATGGTGAGCAGCGTCGAACAGGCGCAGCACATCATCAACTCCATGAAATACCACCCTGCCGGCGCCCGCGGCGTGGCGCTGCAGATCGCTCATGACCGTTACCGTCCGGGCTCGGTCGCTGACAAATTCGAGGCCGCCAACAAGCGCTCGACGTTCATCTGCCTGATCGAGACCGCCGACGGCGTCAAGAACATTGACGGCATCGCGGGACTGGACGGGGTCGATTGTCTGTGGGTTGGGCATTTCGATCTGTCCGTCTCGCTCGGCATTCCTGGCGACTTCGCCCACCCCACTTTCACTGCTGCAATGGCCAAAATCGTGGCCGCCGCCAAGAAGCACAACAAATCGCTTGGACGCTTGGTGCCCAACGTCGCCCAGGGACACGAGTTCTACGCACAGGGCTTCGATTTCATATGTTATTCAGGCGACGTTTGGGTCCTGCACGACGCGATCGCCGACGCGGTTTCCAAGATCCGGGCCGGGTGCCAATAG
- a CDS encoding putative quinol monooxygenase gives MTGFVVWVDFRLRPGARDRFRELVDANATASMRTEAGCRRFDVTEARGELDRVLLYEIYDSEAAFEDHCRTAHFDEFNTQSAPLVVTKLVTTCDLVLEATH, from the coding sequence ATGACCGGATTTGTCGTCTGGGTCGATTTCCGCCTGAGGCCTGGTGCCCGGGACAGATTCCGAGAACTTGTCGACGCCAATGCGACCGCCTCGATGCGCACCGAGGCCGGCTGCCGCCGCTTTGACGTGACGGAGGCGCGCGGCGAACTGGATCGGGTCCTGCTCTATGAGATTTACGATAGCGAGGCCGCATTCGAGGACCACTGCCGCACCGCTCATTTCGACGAATTCAATACGCAGAGCGCGCCGCTCGTCGTGACCAAGTTGGTGACGACCTGCGACCTCGTTCTTGAAGCCACGCATTGA
- a CDS encoding chemotaxis protein CheW, translated as MLFLAFSMGPDRYLIDVHKIEEVLPYIDVKVLPGAPTGVVGLVSYNGIPIPLIDVTLLALGRPSERLLSTRIVVTRYPADDGERRLLGLIAERVTDTIERDPADFAPFGLEPGTPPYLGPVASDGLEIIQWVKVEALLSEEIRTALLRQAAIGDQ; from the coding sequence ATGCTATTCCTCGCCTTCAGCATGGGTCCGGATCGCTACTTGATCGATGTCCACAAAATTGAAGAGGTGCTGCCCTATATCGACGTGAAAGTTCTTCCGGGTGCGCCAACTGGTGTGGTGGGTTTGGTCAGCTATAACGGAATACCCATCCCCCTGATCGATGTCACCCTTCTTGCGCTTGGCCGACCATCGGAGCGCCTGTTGAGCACCCGGATCGTTGTGACGCGCTATCCGGCGGATGATGGCGAGCGACGCCTGCTGGGGCTGATCGCGGAACGGGTGACGGATACGATCGAGCGAGACCCGGCCGATTTCGCGCCGTTCGGACTGGAACCAGGAACCCCGCCCTATCTTGGGCCGGTGGCTTCCGATGGTTTGGAGATCATTCAGTGGGTCAAAGTGGAAGCGCTGCTTTCGGAAGAGATTCGTACCGCTTTGCTCCGCCAGGCGGCAATAGGTGATCAATGA
- a CDS encoding NAD(P)-dependent oxidoreductase, whose product MDSVKFRVALSGDFRRPDGSPTYPDFDLEPLRNAIGVEMVFLESNSPLRGDQLENFDALILLAHRFDATSVPRSGRLAVVARFGVGYDTVDVEACTAAGIALVITPDGVRRPVAVSVITFILALTGKLLTKDALTRKGSVGFEKRSEHMGVGLVGRTLGSLGIGNIGAEVFRLAKPFDMQFIAHDPFAGKGVAADLGVELVGLEDLFRRADVLSVSCPLSPQTHHIVNAERIALMKPTAYLINTARGPIVDQKALTQALQERRIAGAGLDVLEQEPPDADDAILKLDNVILAPHALCWTDQCFAGNGAADVKAVIEVQRGREPRGVVNREVLSSELWKTRLSGLAARFGT is encoded by the coding sequence ATGGACAGCGTGAAATTCAGGGTGGCGCTTTCCGGTGATTTCCGCAGGCCGGACGGCTCGCCGACCTACCCAGATTTCGATCTGGAGCCGCTGCGCAATGCGATAGGTGTCGAGATGGTGTTCCTGGAGTCAAACAGTCCGCTTCGCGGCGACCAACTTGAGAATTTCGATGCGCTGATCCTCCTCGCCCATCGTTTCGATGCCACGAGTGTCCCCAGGAGCGGCCGCCTGGCCGTCGTTGCCCGCTTCGGGGTCGGCTACGACACTGTCGACGTTGAGGCATGCACCGCAGCCGGTATTGCCTTGGTCATCACGCCCGATGGCGTGCGACGGCCCGTCGCCGTATCCGTCATCACCTTCATCCTGGCGCTGACCGGCAAGCTGCTGACAAAGGACGCGCTCACCCGCAAAGGGTCTGTTGGTTTTGAGAAGCGCTCCGAACATATGGGGGTCGGCCTCGTCGGGCGTACGCTTGGGTCGCTGGGCATCGGCAACATCGGTGCCGAGGTCTTCCGCTTGGCGAAGCCCTTTGACATGCAATTCATTGCCCATGACCCGTTTGCCGGCAAGGGGGTCGCTGCCGACCTGGGCGTCGAGCTGGTCGGGCTGGAGGATCTGTTTCGCCGCGCCGACGTGCTGTCGGTGAGTTGCCCCCTGTCGCCCCAGACCCACCACATCGTCAATGCTGAGCGGATCGCCCTGATGAAGCCGACAGCTTACCTGATCAACACCGCGCGCGGCCCGATCGTCGACCAGAAAGCGCTGACGCAAGCACTGCAGGAGCGCCGCATCGCCGGCGCCGGTCTCGACGTGCTGGAACAAGAGCCTCCCGACGCAGACGATGCGATCCTCAAACTCGACAATGTCATCCTGGCGCCGCACGCGCTTTGCTGGACCGACCAGTGCTTTGCTGGCAACGGTGCCGCCGACGTCAAAGCGGTAATCGAGGTGCAGCGTGGTCGCGAGCCGCGCGGCGTGGTCAATCGCGAGGTGCTTTCGAGCGAGCTGTGGAAGACCAGGCTGTCTGGGCTCGCCGCCCGCTTCGGAACCTAG
- a CDS encoding protein-glutamate O-methyltransferase CheR, translating into MTGAIEKLLTETIGLDSASVGPTVVRQAVRERMEACRITNPQAYRQHLAGSSQELQELINAVVIPETWFFRDREAFTMLARHARAHKPAQPIRILSLPCSTGEEAYSVAMAMFDAGFEAHEFKIDGVDVSSRNIATAEHAIYGRNSFRGSHLEFKDRYFEAAEGGLRPVAGVLKQVRFMVGNLFGSHAPFGQEVYDILLCRNLLIYFNRELQDRALICLKDLLAKDGLLLVGPAEAALPRVHGFLSAEWPLAFAFLKSEPVKTTAPKVSAAVPVRTPSPKVNKSEPLRPFRPTSGNEGRGQAPAKPLARASESLIAVERIANAGRVKEAQEVALAHLREFGPSAEIFYLLGLVQDADGSAPEAAQSYRKALYLAPNHREALVHLALLLSKQGDHNGAEALAGRLGRVQKRSGS; encoded by the coding sequence ATGACCGGAGCAATAGAAAAGCTCCTGACGGAAACCATTGGACTGGACAGTGCCAGCGTTGGTCCGACAGTGGTTCGTCAGGCGGTCAGAGAACGGATGGAAGCATGCCGGATAACCAACCCTCAGGCCTATAGGCAACACTTAGCCGGTTCCTCGCAGGAGCTGCAGGAGCTGATCAATGCGGTGGTGATCCCAGAGACCTGGTTCTTTCGCGACCGAGAAGCGTTCACGATGCTGGCGCGGCATGCGCGCGCGCACAAGCCTGCTCAGCCGATAAGAATCCTGAGCCTGCCATGTTCAACCGGCGAAGAGGCTTACTCGGTCGCCATGGCCATGTTCGATGCCGGCTTTGAGGCGCATGAGTTCAAGATCGATGGCGTGGACGTCAGCAGCCGCAATATCGCGACGGCTGAACACGCCATCTATGGCCGCAATTCGTTTCGCGGCAGCCATTTAGAATTCAAGGATCGCTATTTCGAAGCGGCCGAGGGCGGGTTGCGGCCTGTTGCTGGGGTGCTGAAACAGGTTCGGTTCATGGTAGGAAACTTGTTCGGTTCTCACGCGCCTTTCGGGCAAGAGGTCTATGACATCCTGCTTTGCCGCAATTTGCTGATCTATTTCAATCGAGAGCTGCAGGATCGCGCATTGATCTGCCTGAAGGACCTGCTGGCCAAAGACGGACTTCTTCTGGTCGGTCCGGCGGAAGCAGCTCTTCCAAGGGTGCATGGCTTTCTTTCCGCTGAATGGCCATTGGCCTTCGCCTTTCTGAAATCGGAGCCCGTCAAGACCACGGCGCCGAAGGTTTCGGCCGCCGTCCCGGTGCGGACGCCAAGCCCTAAGGTCAACAAGAGCGAGCCTCTTCGTCCGTTCCGACCGACAAGTGGCAATGAAGGCCGCGGGCAGGCTCCGGCCAAGCCGCTTGCACGCGCCTCGGAAAGCCTCATCGCGGTTGAACGGATCGCCAATGCAGGACGCGTAAAGGAGGCACAGGAGGTCGCCCTGGCGCATCTCAGGGAGTTCGGTCCTTCCGCAGAAATCTTCTACCTGCTGGGCCTCGTCCAGGATGCGGATGGTTCTGCACCCGAAGCCGCGCAAAGTTATCGCAAGGCGCTCTATCTCGCGCCAAATCATCGAGAAGCTCTTGTCCATCTGGCCTTGCTGCTTAGCAAGCAAGGCGACCATAACGGCGCCGAGGCGCTGGCCGGCCGGCTGGGTCGGGTCCAGAAAAGGAGCGGCAGTTGA
- a CDS encoding methyl-accepting chemotaxis protein, with product MKSLTIRHRILVSFAAVLVVMSVIALIAYAWFLQAGEEATEVEKGILPDLYHSTEIMTGQMAAHSLLQEYALQDNPSDRSTVANAITTNRNQVQRSMDDYEATIVSDIDKQNYAAVKQLANQFRLAETAVLETSRAALSKGETPNESPAIKNEVEPIFVKLQSALQAMVEDHRGEANSATQRISSIVRTAEVGLSVGLLIALGLALLLGYQLFRAITGPLTRLVDAVQLMRQGDFSERLDLRRRDEFSVLADGFNAMADDLTTLIGQVQRSSIQVGTSITEIAATSKQQQATATEIAATTTEIRATAKEISATSNELVRTMNEVSTVAEQTAAVAGGGQAGLTRMEETMQQVMEAAGAINSKLAILSEKAGSINQVVTTITKVADQTNLLSLNASIEAEKAGQYGRGFAVVATEIRRLADQTAVSTYDIEQMVKDIQSAVAAGVMGMDKFSEQVRRGMQDIQQVGGQLFEIIQQVQGLVPRFEVANEGMQAQATGAGQISDTLTQLSEAAQQTVESLQQSTLAIDELNQVSGGMRSSISRFKLRA from the coding sequence ATGAAGAGTCTGACAATACGCCACCGCATCCTCGTCAGTTTCGCAGCCGTTCTGGTGGTCATGTCCGTGATAGCCCTCATCGCGTACGCCTGGTTTCTTCAGGCGGGGGAGGAGGCGACTGAGGTCGAGAAGGGCATCCTTCCGGACCTTTATCACAGTACCGAGATCATGACGGGCCAGATGGCGGCCCATAGTCTGCTTCAGGAATATGCCCTTCAGGACAACCCGTCAGACAGAAGCACGGTTGCAAACGCGATCACGACCAATCGCAACCAGGTGCAGCGGTCGATGGACGACTATGAGGCAACGATCGTCTCCGATATCGACAAGCAGAATTATGCAGCCGTCAAACAACTCGCCAACCAATTCCGTCTGGCTGAAACTGCTGTGCTGGAAACAAGCCGGGCTGCCTTGTCGAAAGGTGAAACTCCCAATGAAAGCCCAGCTATCAAGAACGAAGTAGAGCCGATCTTTGTAAAATTGCAGTCCGCTCTGCAGGCCATGGTTGAGGATCACAGAGGCGAGGCAAACAGCGCGACGCAGCGGATCAGCTCGATCGTCAGAACGGCCGAAGTCGGTTTGAGCGTTGGCTTGTTGATAGCCCTCGGGCTAGCCCTTCTTTTGGGTTACCAGCTGTTTCGCGCCATTACAGGTCCGCTCACCCGTTTGGTCGACGCGGTTCAATTGATGCGGCAAGGCGACTTCAGCGAACGGCTCGATCTGAGGCGCCGAGACGAATTCAGCGTGCTTGCCGACGGCTTCAACGCAATGGCGGACGATCTCACAACCCTCATTGGTCAGGTTCAAAGGTCCAGCATACAGGTCGGCACGTCGATAACTGAGATCGCCGCCACCTCCAAGCAACAGCAGGCAACTGCGACTGAAATCGCAGCGACCACAACAGAAATCCGAGCGACAGCCAAGGAAATCTCCGCCACATCAAACGAACTGGTCCGCACGATGAACGAGGTCTCCACAGTTGCCGAACAAACCGCTGCCGTGGCTGGCGGGGGGCAAGCGGGGCTGACCCGTATGGAAGAAACCATGCAGCAGGTCATGGAAGCGGCTGGCGCGATCAATTCCAAACTGGCGATCCTGAGCGAGAAAGCCGGCAGCATCAATCAGGTGGTGACGACCATCACCAAAGTGGCCGATCAGACGAACCTGTTGTCGCTCAACGCTTCCATCGAGGCGGAGAAGGCAGGCCAATATGGCCGGGGTTTTGCAGTGGTGGCAACGGAAATCCGAAGGCTCGCGGACCAGACAGCTGTCTCCACCTACGATATCGAGCAAATGGTCAAGGACATCCAGTCGGCAGTCGCGGCCGGGGTGATGGGCATGGACAAGTTTTCCGAGCAGGTCCGTCGGGGTATGCAGGACATCCAGCAGGTCGGCGGGCAACTCTTCGAGATCATTCAGCAGGTTCAGGGGCTGGTGCCACGTTTCGAAGTCGCCAATGAAGGCATGCAAGCACAGGCGACCGGCGCGGGGCAGATCAGCGACACGCTAACCCAGCTAAGCGAGGCAGCTCAGCAAACAGTCGAGTCCCTTCAGCAATCGACGCTCGCGATCGACGAGCTCAATCAAGTCTCAGGCGGCATGCGAAGTAGCATATCGAGGTTCAAGCTACGAGCATAG